In the Flavisolibacter tropicus genome, one interval contains:
- a CDS encoding helix-turn-helix domain-containing protein, producing the protein MSSNIRIVKICEYCKNEFIAKKTTSKTCSDPCAKRLYKLNQKNKKIAQAELKTEISRRPEGFINEELIKVIQAKELLTLKEAAILLNITPLTLRRWVLGGKINSEKIGKKHIFKKENISNLVRT; encoded by the coding sequence ATGAGTAGTAATATTAGAATTGTAAAAATCTGTGAATACTGTAAAAACGAATTCATCGCTAAGAAAACGACTTCTAAAACTTGTTCTGATCCTTGCGCAAAGCGTTTGTATAAGCTCAATCAAAAAAATAAGAAGATTGCTCAGGCTGAACTAAAAACTGAAATAAGTCGGAGGCCAGAAGGTTTTATAAATGAAGAGCTAATTAAGGTTATTCAAGCAAAAGAGCTACTAACACTTAAAGAAGCGGCTATTTTGTTGAATATAACACCACTCACATTGCGGAGGTGGGTGTTAGGTGGAAAGATAAATTCCGAGAAAATAGGGAAGAAGCACATATTTAAAAAGGAAAATATTAGTAACCTTGTAAGAACATGA
- the mnmE gene encoding tRNA uridine-5-carboxymethylaminomethyl(34) synthesis GTPase MnmE has translation MSTKLLGWDDTIIALATPPGVGAIGVIRLSGAKAIDIVNDLFPSKNLAAQSSHTLHVGMLTQNAQVLDEVVISLFKGPRSYTGENVVEISCHGSPFIHQQVIDACLQGGARLAKPGEFTQRAFLNGRLDLTQAEAVADLIASNTAASHKTALQNIRGGFSSALRDLREQLIQFSALIELELDFSQEDVEFADRSKLKALVENAMYQTNTLLQSFKLGNVIKNGVTVAIVGKPNAGKSTLLNAFLNEDRAIVSEIPGTTRDTIEETLNIDGILFRLIDTAGIRAHTVDVIESVGIAKSYQKMQQADIVIYLFDVHEVNADELNTISADLQQQGLHYLLVGNKADADSNIKGLYAAIPNVIFISAKSGLHLEVLKERMVDLVLKDTVQSENVIVTNARHFHALQEVLKSLEDVYNGLEQRIPGDLLALDIRRCLYFLGEITGEVTSDDQLDYIFSKFCIGK, from the coding sequence ATGAGTACAAAGCTTTTAGGGTGGGATGATACAATTATAGCCTTAGCAACGCCGCCTGGGGTTGGTGCAATTGGCGTAATTCGCTTAAGTGGTGCAAAAGCCATTGATATTGTAAATGACTTGTTCCCCTCTAAAAATTTGGCCGCACAGTCCTCCCATACCCTACACGTAGGTATGTTAACACAAAACGCTCAGGTGCTAGACGAGGTTGTGATTTCCCTCTTTAAAGGTCCGCGTTCTTATACCGGTGAAAACGTAGTAGAGATTAGCTGCCACGGTTCACCCTTTATTCACCAACAGGTAATTGATGCCTGTTTGCAAGGTGGCGCCCGCCTAGCCAAGCCAGGAGAGTTTACCCAACGCGCCTTCCTAAATGGTCGTTTAGATTTAACTCAAGCGGAGGCAGTTGCTGACTTGATTGCCAGTAACACCGCAGCCTCTCATAAAACCGCGTTGCAAAATATCAGAGGAGGCTTTTCATCAGCGCTAAGGGACCTGAGGGAACAATTGATTCAATTCTCTGCACTGATAGAGCTAGAACTTGACTTTTCACAAGAAGACGTAGAGTTTGCCGATCGCAGTAAACTGAAAGCCTTGGTGGAAAATGCCATGTATCAAACCAACACCTTACTACAGTCGTTTAAATTGGGTAATGTCATTAAAAATGGTGTTACGGTAGCTATTGTAGGTAAGCCAAATGCCGGTAAGTCTACCTTGTTGAATGCCTTTTTAAATGAAGACCGGGCTATTGTAAGCGAGATACCAGGCACTACACGAGACACTATTGAAGAGACACTTAATATTGATGGTATTTTGTTTCGCTTGATTGATACAGCTGGCATTCGCGCACATACAGTGGATGTAATTGAAAGTGTGGGTATTGCTAAGAGCTATCAGAAAATGCAGCAGGCAGATATTGTTATTTACTTGTTTGACGTCCATGAAGTAAACGCAGACGAGTTGAATACCATTAGCGCCGATTTGCAACAACAAGGACTACACTATTTGCTGGTAGGTAATAAAGCAGATGCCGACTCTAATATCAAAGGCCTCTATGCTGCTATTCCAAATGTTATATTTATTTCAGCCAAGAGTGGTTTACACCTGGAAGTATTAAAAGAGCGCATGGTAGATCTGGTATTGAAAGATACCGTTCAATCCGAAAATGTGATTGTTACCAATGCACGCCATTTCCATGCCTTACAGGAGGTGCTGAAATCATTGGAGGATGTTTATAACGGTCTAGAACAACGTATTCCCGGCGATCTATTGGCTTTAGATATAAGGCGCTGCCTGTACTTTCTTGGTGAGATTACCGGGGAAGTGACAAGCGACGATCAATTGGATTACATCTTTAGTAAGTTCTGCATCGGAAAGTAA
- a CDS encoding energy transducer TonB: MEANKILKTDFLDLLFEDRNKAYGAYQLRKTYNKRITTALLITAGLLLLIFLTSFLANQLEDKGSKELKVEDVVLANIKEPEEQKPEPPPPPPPKQEPPPKVEMTKFTPPVIVKDEEVKKEDIPPEVEKLEDTKIDVISQEGIKDQGIAAPVVDEGKAVVEAPKDETNYDQTFTKVEVEASFPGGEGQWRKFLERNLNASAPVDNGAPPGSYTVQVQFIVDKEGNVSDVKALTSHGYGMEDEAVRVIKRGPKWTPAIQNGRQVKAYRKQPITFVVSEG; encoded by the coding sequence ATGGAAGCAAACAAGATTTTAAAAACTGATTTTCTGGATCTGCTGTTTGAAGATCGTAACAAGGCTTACGGTGCTTATCAGCTCAGAAAAACGTATAACAAGCGTATCACAACGGCCTTGTTGATTACAGCTGGTTTGCTTTTACTGATATTCTTAACATCCTTTTTAGCCAATCAATTGGAAGATAAGGGGTCTAAGGAGTTGAAAGTAGAAGACGTGGTGCTTGCAAATATCAAGGAGCCCGAAGAGCAGAAGCCTGAACCGCCACCACCGCCACCACCAAAACAAGAGCCACCTCCAAAAGTGGAAATGACCAAATTCACCCCTCCTGTTATCGTAAAAGATGAAGAGGTTAAGAAAGAAGACATTCCACCAGAGGTTGAAAAACTGGAAGACACTAAAATTGACGTGATCAGCCAGGAAGGTATCAAGGATCAAGGTATTGCTGCTCCTGTTGTTGACGAAGGAAAGGCTGTAGTAGAAGCTCCTAAAGATGAGACTAACTACGACCAAACCTTTACAAAAGTGGAAGTAGAAGCTTCTTTCCCAGGTGGTGAAGGCCAATGGCGTAAGTTCCTGGAAAGAAACCTGAACGCTTCTGCTCCAGTTGATAACGGTGCACCTCCCGGATCTTACACAGTACAGGTTCAGTTTATCGTGGACAAAGAAGGTAACGTATCAGATGTAAAAGCGTTAACCAGCCATGGCTACGGTATGGAAGATGAAGCGGTACGTGTAATTAAAAGAGGTCCAAAATGGACACCTGCTATCCAAAACGGACGCCAGGTAAAAGCTTATCGTAAGCAGCCTATTACGTTCGTTGTATCTGAAGGATAA
- a CDS encoding ExbD/TolR family protein encodes MASLDTGGDSGHKKGPGVKKAKKLSTRVDMTPMVDLGFLLITFFIFTSTMSSPAAMQLFMPKDTDKKEEQNKAKESGALTIMLGKADQVYYYEGQLAPDGSNFKSTNFKGIREVLIDKKRRTNAEDLVVVIKPNDEATYKNTVDILDEMAINEIKRFALVDITPNENEPLKATEARNGVK; translated from the coding sequence ATGGCAAGTTTAGATACTGGTGGAGATAGTGGCCATAAGAAAGGACCTGGGGTCAAAAAGGCCAAAAAGCTTTCTACCCGTGTAGATATGACTCCAATGGTGGACTTGGGTTTTTTGCTGATCACCTTCTTTATCTTTACCTCAACCATGAGCTCACCTGCAGCTATGCAGCTGTTCATGCCAAAGGATACCGATAAGAAAGAAGAGCAGAACAAAGCTAAAGAGTCCGGCGCCTTAACCATCATGTTAGGTAAAGCTGACCAAGTATACTATTATGAAGGTCAGTTAGCACCAGATGGTTCTAATTTCAAGTCTACTAATTTCAAAGGTATTCGTGAAGTGCTGATCGATAAGAAGCGCAGAACAAATGCAGAAGATCTGGTAGTGGTTATTAAGCCAAATGATGAAGCTACCTATAAGAATACAGTAGACATTCTGGATGAAATGGCGATCAATGAAATTAAGCGTTTTGCCCTTGTAGACATTACGCCTAATGAAAATGAGCCGCTGAAAGCAACAGAAGCTAGAAATGGCGTTAAATAA
- a CDS encoding ExbD/TolR family protein, which yields MPSVKIPRKSTENDMTPFVDIAFLILSFFIMATKMKPPEPVSITTPNSVSTDKLPENDALLVEMDAKGRVFFTVLADANPEAKKYVIDNINQTKNLGLTPNEINSFVKGQSIGVPFTQLKSFLALPADKQKSVMATVPGIPITDSASNELYYWLNAGVKGFQQRKINYLIKGDNSAKYPAFKNVLDAFKRNDIYKFQLVTSPEDAPAGTDLYKTRSEGRVPKKNNFLI from the coding sequence ATGCCAAGTGTTAAGATACCAAGGAAGAGTACAGAGAATGACATGACGCCCTTCGTGGATATTGCATTCCTGATTCTGTCCTTCTTTATTATGGCGACTAAAATGAAGCCACCAGAGCCCGTATCAATCACTACACCTAACTCTGTTTCAACAGACAAGCTTCCTGAAAATGATGCGTTGCTGGTAGAAATGGATGCCAAAGGCCGTGTATTTTTCACAGTATTGGCTGACGCTAATCCAGAGGCAAAAAAGTATGTTATTGATAATATCAATCAAACTAAGAACCTGGGTTTGACACCTAACGAGATCAATAGTTTCGTAAAAGGGCAGTCTATTGGCGTTCCTTTTACACAGCTAAAAAGCTTCCTGGCTTTGCCTGCTGACAAACAGAAATCCGTAATGGCAACTGTGCCAGGCATTCCTATTACAGATTCAGCCAGCAATGAACTGTATTATTGGCTGAATGCCGGTGTTAAAGGTTTTCAGCAGAGAAAGATTAACTACCTTATCAAGGGTGACAACTCAGCTAAATATCCTGCTTTTAAAAACGTACTTGATGCGTTTAAAAGAAACGATATTTATAAGTTTCAGTTAGTTACATCTCCTGAAGATGCACCTGCAGGTACTGATCTTTACAAAACCAGAAGTGAAGGTCGTGTACCCAAAAAAAATAATTTCTTAATCTAA
- a CDS encoding MotA/TolQ/ExbB proton channel family protein: MAEQRPSASTTNTTVKATSVQAKKSSNLISWLAPILCIVVGYSIWRFAMGNPDGFKTPDTTGGFWPHHRDPKSAFNAIYEGGIIVPLLIGLLLMVVSFSIERFMTISKALGKGSIADFVRKVQYHLANRNVDAALAECDKQRGSVANVMKAGLRRYKEMINVTDLDTDQKVLAIQKEVEEATALELPMLQKNLVFLSTIVSLGTLVALLGTVLGMIRSFAALGAEGGAGAASNLAVGISEALYNTALGIGTSALSLVMYNVFTTKIDSITYGIDESGFTLTQSFASMYK; encoded by the coding sequence ATGGCAGAACAAAGACCATCTGCAAGTACTACAAACACAACAGTAAAGGCGACATCTGTTCAGGCTAAGAAAAGCTCTAACCTTATTTCCTGGTTAGCTCCAATCCTATGTATCGTCGTTGGTTATTCTATTTGGCGCTTTGCAATGGGTAATCCAGATGGTTTTAAGACACCTGATACTACAGGTGGCTTCTGGCCTCACCACCGCGACCCAAAAAGCGCATTCAATGCAATTTATGAAGGTGGTATTATCGTTCCTTTATTGATTGGCTTATTGTTAATGGTGGTATCATTCTCTATCGAGCGTTTCATGACCATCAGCAAAGCGTTAGGTAAAGGTTCTATTGCTGACTTCGTAAGAAAAGTACAATATCACCTGGCTAACCGTAACGTAGACGCTGCTTTAGCTGAGTGCGACAAGCAACGTGGTTCAGTAGCTAACGTTATGAAAGCTGGTTTACGTCGTTACAAAGAAATGATCAACGTAACTGATTTAGATACTGATCAAAAAGTATTGGCTATCCAGAAAGAAGTAGAAGAAGCTACTGCTTTGGAATTGCCTATGTTACAGAAGAACCTGGTTTTCCTTTCTACAATCGTATCTCTTGGTACCCTGGTAGCGTTGTTAGGTACGGTATTAGGTATGATCCGTTCATTCGCGGCGTTGGGTGCTGAAGGTGGTGCCGGTGCAGCTAGTAACCTAGCGGTTGGTATCTCTGAGGCCCTTTATAACACAGCATTAGGTATCGGTACTTCTGCCTTATCTCTTGTAATGTACAACGTGTTTACTACTAAGATCGATAGCATTACTTATGGTATTGATGAGTCTGGCTTTACATTGACACAGAGCTTTGCTTCTATGTATAAATAA
- a CDS encoding ABC transporter permease has translation MKTGDVFSLAFRTIRANRLRTGITVAIIAFGIMALIGIVTAIKAMNQKFSESFSTMGANGFTIRFKERNIRIGGNNSELKVSKRNNRKEKTSSLGRPITVDEAELFVQQYQFPAHIGISLFAARDAIVNNEQKKTSPNILVFGGDENYIALNGYEFFNGRNFSRQEVQSGSNVVILGYDVANKLFKDRLTKAVNSIVRVNGLPYRVIGVLASRGSSFGISRDNLILTGYKNIRRNFSSNVSATIGVMTDDINQVEEAMGEAEGVFRSIRKLSTTEDSNFVLDRNDSIAEKAMNILGSLTTAVIVIGMITLIGAAIGLMNIMLVSVTERTKEVGLIKAIGGKSKTVRHQFLTEAILISILGAIFGIVLGIFVGNLFSMVLSTGFVVPWKWVAYGIVICTSVGLLAGLYPALKAGKLNPIEALRYE, from the coding sequence ATGAAAACCGGTGATGTTTTTTCTCTTGCCTTTAGAACGATTCGTGCTAACAGGTTGCGTACGGGTATAACCGTCGCCATTATTGCTTTTGGCATTATGGCCTTAATTGGTATTGTTACAGCCATTAAAGCCATGAATCAAAAGTTTAGTGAAAGCTTCTCTACCATGGGAGCTAATGGCTTTACCATCCGTTTTAAAGAGCGTAATATTAGAATCGGTGGTAACAATTCAGAACTGAAAGTTTCAAAAAGAAATAACCGCAAGGAAAAAACATCCAGTTTGGGGCGCCCAATTACTGTAGATGAGGCGGAACTTTTTGTACAACAGTATCAATTTCCTGCACATATTGGTATCTCTTTATTTGCTGCCAGAGATGCAATTGTAAACAATGAACAAAAAAAGACTAGTCCCAATATTTTGGTTTTTGGCGGAGACGAGAATTATATAGCCCTAAATGGATATGAATTTTTTAATGGTCGAAATTTTAGTCGCCAGGAAGTTCAAAGCGGCAGTAATGTTGTTATTCTTGGTTATGATGTGGCTAACAAATTATTCAAAGATCGGTTAACCAAGGCCGTGAATAGTATTGTTCGTGTCAATGGTCTTCCTTATCGAGTAATTGGTGTATTGGCCAGTCGTGGCAGCTCTTTTGGAATAAGCCGAGATAACTTGATTTTAACAGGATATAAAAATATTCGGCGTAATTTTTCTTCCAATGTATCTGCGACCATAGGGGTGATGACAGATGATATCAATCAAGTTGAAGAGGCCATGGGTGAAGCAGAAGGTGTTTTCCGATCTATACGAAAATTAAGCACCACAGAAGATAGCAATTTTGTATTGGATCGTAACGATAGCATTGCTGAAAAGGCAATGAATATATTGGGAAGTCTAACAACCGCAGTTATTGTTATCGGAATGATCACGTTGATTGGGGCCGCCATTGGCTTGATGAATATCATGTTGGTATCTGTTACAGAACGTACTAAAGAGGTAGGCTTAATAAAGGCAATTGGAGGAAAAAGTAAAACAGTAAGGCATCAGTTTTTAACAGAAGCCATTTTGATTAGTATCTTAGGAGCCATCTTTGGTATTGTACTGGGAATATTCGTTGGCAATTTGTTTTCAATGGTATTGAGCACAGGATTTGTAGTACCTTGGAAATGGGTAGCTTACGGCATTGTTATTTGTACTAGCGTTGGATTATTAGCTGGCTTGTATCCGGCTCTGAAAGCGGGCAAATTAAACCCTATAGAAGCACTTCGCTATGAATAA
- a CDS encoding NADH-quinone oxidoreductase subunit N: MNALILSALSGVIMMFSGFFLKTKSAVRTLAHILLIAIIAVAVLELRGIQLVAVDTKGMMVFDHFALLFTIIATLSTLIFFVLSSKDMERVGMNYSDYFALIFFVLCGITMTASFKSMLILFLGIEILSIPLYILTGSDKRNLKSNEAALKYFLMGSFSTGLMLMGITLIYGATGTFYTTMMQLPQGQVPVLFITGLLMLLFALSFKVSAAPFHFWTPDVYDGAPTVFTSFMATVVKAAGFIGFMRLFDEAFGGIRAEWKLIVAIITVITLFIGNITAVFQQSVKRMLAYSSIAQAGFMMLAVYTLSSEAKDGLLLYAAAYSFATIGIFAVLIKMQDYTFDGFNGFAKAQPVVAASLVIFLLSLAGIPLTAGFLAKFYMLKGVVESGSLWLAIFAVLMAAISVYYYFRLIQAMYFKTGNAPVLELTSSFKYTLVGLAAATIILGLFPNVLLYWLYF, from the coding sequence ATGAACGCATTAATCTTATCGGCTCTTAGTGGTGTTATCATGATGTTCAGTGGCTTTTTCTTAAAGACAAAGTCAGCTGTTCGCACATTAGCACATATTTTATTGATTGCAATTATAGCTGTAGCAGTATTAGAGCTACGTGGTATTCAATTAGTAGCGGTTGATACAAAAGGCATGATGGTATTTGATCATTTTGCATTGCTATTTACGATCATTGCTACGCTTAGCACGCTTATATTCTTTGTCTTATCCTCAAAAGATATGGAAAGAGTAGGGATGAATTACAGCGATTACTTTGCTCTTATCTTCTTTGTGCTTTGCGGAATTACCATGACTGCATCTTTCAAGTCAATGTTGATCTTATTCCTCGGTATAGAGATCTTATCAATTCCATTATATATCCTTACCGGTAGCGATAAACGCAACCTGAAAAGCAATGAAGCTGCGTTGAAATACTTCTTAATGGGTTCTTTTTCAACAGGCTTGATGTTGATGGGTATAACCTTGATCTATGGCGCAACCGGAACTTTTTATACCACAATGATGCAATTGCCTCAAGGACAAGTACCTGTTTTGTTTATTACAGGCTTGTTGATGTTGCTGTTTGCCTTGTCATTTAAAGTTTCAGCTGCTCCCTTCCACTTCTGGACACCAGATGTGTACGATGGCGCGCCAACTGTGTTTACCTCCTTTATGGCAACAGTAGTGAAAGCAGCCGGCTTTATAGGTTTCATGCGCTTATTTGATGAAGCTTTTGGTGGTATTAGAGCAGAGTGGAAACTAATAGTAGCCATTATAACTGTCATTACTTTATTTATTGGCAACATCACTGCAGTGTTTCAGCAAAGTGTAAAGCGTATGCTGGCCTACTCTTCCATTGCACAAGCAGGGTTCATGATGTTGGCTGTTTATACATTGAGCTCTGAAGCGAAAGACGGTTTGTTACTTTACGCCGCTGCTTATTCATTTGCTACAATTGGAATTTTTGCAGTACTCATCAAGATGCAGGATTATACGTTCGACGGCTTTAACGGGTTTGCCAAAGCGCAACCTGTAGTAGCCGCTAGTTTGGTTATCTTTCTGTTATCATTAGCCGGTATCCCATTAACGGCGGGCTTCCTGGCGAAGTTTTATATGTTGAAAGGGGTTGTGGAAAGTGGAAGTTTATGGTTAGCCATTTTTGCTGTATTAATGGCTGCAATAAGCGTGTATTACTATTTCCGCCTTATACAAGCTATGTATTTTAAAACAGGCAATGCTCCGGTTCTGGAGTTGACTAGCAGTTTTAAATATACGTTAGTAGGCTTAGCGGCTGCAACTATTATCTTGGGCTTATTCCCTAATGTATTGCTCTATTGGCTTTACTTCTAG
- a CDS encoding complex I subunit 4 family protein, with protein MIVLLLILLPLIGGLVTFFLKNEPAAKGWSLLVSFATMAVAIAGATMLKGGGDSLSYTAPWLGTLGSSFSIRLDGMSSLLCLLTGIAYPVIFLATWKNEYRNAHNFFALMLLTQAGLIGVFVAIDALLFYFFWELALIPVYFLCSGWGGERRIQATFKFFVYTFAGSVLMLIGLLYLYFQTPDHSFAMEAFYNLKLPTATQSWIFWMLFIAFAIKMPVFPFHTWQPDAYEQSPTAVTMVLSGIMVKMGVFAVIRWVLPVVPSASYAWGDVVMSLAVIGIIYASLIAMRQDDIKRLVAYSSIAHIGLMVMAIFAENHIGWQGVMIQMFNHGINIIGLWIVVDAIEHKFGTRKLSELGGIAQKAPGLTTLLVIVAFANISLPLTNAFVGEFLMFNGIWNGLTQYKVIFTVFAGLSIILSAVYTLNMIQKVFYGSTNKLTATATDILMNQRLALGAIVLLILVFGVYPQPLLNLTDGFVETLLKDANVAQLVK; from the coding sequence ATGATCGTACTGTTACTGATATTACTGCCACTGATAGGTGGACTTGTAACATTCTTCTTGAAGAATGAGCCAGCTGCAAAAGGTTGGTCTCTGCTGGTATCTTTTGCTACAATGGCTGTGGCTATTGCCGGAGCAACCATGTTAAAAGGCGGTGGAGATAGTTTGAGTTATACTGCTCCTTGGTTGGGTACATTAGGTAGCTCTTTTTCTATTCGCCTGGACGGTATGTCGTCATTACTGTGTTTATTAACAGGGATCGCATATCCGGTTATCTTCCTGGCCACATGGAAAAATGAATATCGTAATGCGCACAATTTCTTTGCGCTGATGTTATTAACGCAAGCAGGGTTAATAGGTGTATTTGTTGCTATAGACGCCTTACTGTTTTACTTCTTCTGGGAGTTAGCACTGATCCCTGTTTATTTCCTTTGTTCTGGCTGGGGTGGTGAAAGACGTATTCAGGCTACTTTTAAGTTCTTTGTCTACACATTTGCTGGTTCTGTATTAATGCTGATCGGCTTATTATATCTTTATTTTCAAACACCAGATCATTCTTTTGCAATGGAAGCATTCTATAACTTGAAGCTTCCTACTGCTACTCAATCCTGGATCTTTTGGATGTTATTTATAGCATTTGCTATTAAAATGCCCGTGTTCCCATTCCATACCTGGCAGCCAGATGCTTATGAACAATCACCAACTGCTGTTACAATGGTACTAAGTGGTATCATGGTGAAGATGGGTGTATTTGCTGTCATTCGCTGGGTACTACCTGTAGTGCCATCTGCATCTTATGCTTGGGGTGATGTGGTAATGAGTCTTGCTGTTATCGGTATTATTTACGCTTCACTAATTGCTATGCGTCAAGACGATATTAAGCGCCTGGTAGCATACTCTTCTATAGCTCACATAGGGTTAATGGTAATGGCCATCTTTGCTGAAAATCACATCGGATGGCAAGGTGTAATGATCCAGATGTTTAACCATGGAATAAACATTATCGGACTTTGGATTGTAGTCGACGCAATTGAGCATAAGTTCGGAACGCGTAAGCTGTCTGAATTAGGAGGTATTGCTCAAAAGGCACCCGGTCTAACCACACTATTGGTTATTGTTGCTTTCGCCAATATTTCATTGCCGCTAACAAATGCATTTGTGGGTGAGTTCCTGATGTTTAATGGTATTTGGAATGGCCTAACCCAATACAAAGTCATTTTCACCGTTTTTGCTGGGTTGAGTATAATTCTTTCTGCTGTTTATACACTGAATATGATCCAGAAAGTGTTTTACGGATCAACTAATAAATTGACGGCTACTGCTACAGATATCCTTATGAACCAACGCCTGGCTTTAGGAGCTATTGTTCTATTGATCCTGGTATTTGGGGTATATCCTCAGCCATTACTGAACCTGACAGATGGTTTTGTTGAAACCTTATTAAAAGATGCAAACGTTGCGCAACTGGTAAAATAA
- the nuoL gene encoding NADH-quinone oxidoreductase subunit L — MKNLIILIPLLPFIGFLINGLGRKYLSKGLVSVIGSGTVLGSFIISLMLFLQKDYSTSPISYFDFIKVANLRIPFAFQIDQLSTLFLLIITGVGFLIHVYSTAYMHEEKEEHFGRYFSYLNLFVFSMLLLVMGANYVIMFIGWEGVGLCSYLLIGYWFKNIDYTKAAKKAFVMNRIGDLGFLLAVFWIFAKIGSVEYTTVFANVSKLTSTDIIGITLLLFVGATGKSAQIPLYTWLPDAMAGPTPVSALIHAATMVTAGIYMIARSNALYAHAELTNNIVAIIGAATALFAATIALRQNDIKKVLAYSTVSQLGYMFLALGTGSYVAAVFHVMTHAFFKALLFLGSGSVIHAMSGQQDIRFMGGLKGKLKITYITFLIGCLAIAGIPPFSGFFSKDAILLGAFEHNKALYAIGLITAALTAFYMFRLLFITFFGTFRGTEEQRHHVHESPAAMTIPLVVLAVLSIIGGFVGVPELFVHGGEKLAEYLAPVVPSAAHHVEHSTEWMLMGLTTAIVVAAILIAWVCYRTYKEEQVGAFGKVLENKWYVDEIYDAIIAKPVSAIGGVLNRFVERLGIDGIVNGVGRLVNYGGRQMRWLQSGQVGSYVLLMVISMVVFFVLQFFLKR, encoded by the coding sequence ATGAAGAACTTAATTATACTCATTCCTCTTTTACCTTTTATCGGGTTTTTGATCAATGGCCTGGGAAGAAAGTATTTATCGAAAGGATTGGTAAGTGTTATTGGTAGCGGTACCGTATTAGGCTCGTTTATCATCAGTCTAATGCTGTTCTTGCAAAAGGACTATTCCACTTCGCCAATCAGCTATTTTGATTTTATCAAAGTAGCCAACTTGCGAATTCCATTTGCTTTTCAAATTGATCAGTTGTCTACACTGTTCTTATTAATCATTACTGGTGTGGGCTTTTTGATCCATGTGTATTCCACTGCTTATATGCATGAAGAAAAAGAAGAGCATTTTGGAAGATATTTCTCCTACCTGAACCTATTCGTTTTCTCAATGTTGCTACTGGTAATGGGCGCTAACTATGTGATTATGTTCATTGGTTGGGAAGGCGTAGGGTTATGTTCTTACTTATTGATAGGTTACTGGTTTAAGAATATTGATTACACCAAGGCTGCTAAAAAAGCCTTTGTGATGAACCGTATCGGTGATCTGGGTTTCTTGCTGGCGGTGTTCTGGATCTTTGCAAAGATTGGTAGCGTAGAGTATACTACTGTATTTGCTAACGTAAGCAAACTGACTTCTACAGATATCATTGGTATTACTTTATTGCTTTTTGTAGGTGCAACCGGTAAAAGTGCACAGATTCCGCTTTATACTTGGCTGCCAGATGCCATGGCAGGTCCTACACCAGTTTCAGCCTTGATCCATGCTGCAACGATGGTAACGGCTGGTATTTACATGATTGCTCGTAGCAATGCCTTGTATGCACATGCTGAACTAACGAATAATATCGTTGCTATTATTGGTGCGGCTACGGCTTTGTTTGCTGCTACTATTGCGTTAAGACAAAACGATATTAAAAAAGTATTAGCCTATTCAACAGTTAGCCAGCTTGGCTATATGTTCCTGGCTTTAGGTACAGGATCTTATGTAGCTGCCGTTTTCCATGTAATGACACATGCTTTTTTCAAGGCTTTGTTGTTCCTGGGATCAGGTAGTGTTATTCATGCCATGAGCGGACAACAGGATATCCGTTTTATGGGTGGCCTGAAAGGAAAGTTGAAGATCACGTATATCACCTTCCTGATTGGTTGTTTGGCAATTGCCGGTATTCCTCCATTCTCCGGTTTCTTCTCAAAAGATGCCATTTTATTAGGTGCTTTTGAGCATAATAAAGCATTATATGCTATAGGATTGATTACCGCTGCATTAACGGCATTTTATATGTTCCGCTTGTTGTTCATTACCTTCTTTGGCACCTTTAGAGGCACAGAAGAGCAGCGTCATCATGTACATGAAAGCCCTGCAGCCATGACCATTCCTTTGGTTGTATTGGCAGTGCTTTCTATCATTGGTGGCTTTGTTGGTGTTCCTGAGCTGTTTGTACACGGCGGTGAAAAATTAGCAGAGTATTTAGCACCTGTTGTTCCTTCTGCAGCCCATCATGTAGAGCATTCTACAGAATGGATGTTGATGGGATTGACTACAGCTATAGTTGTTGCTGCTATCCTGATTGCATGGGTATGCTACCGCACTTATAAAGAGGAGCAGGTGGGTGCTTTTGGAAAGGTGCTTGAAAACAAATGGTATGTTGATGAGATCTATGATGCTATTATCGCAAAGCCTGTATCGGCTATTGGTGGAGTGTTGAACCGTTTTGTAGAGCGCTTAGGTATTGATGGAATTGTAAACGGAGTTGGACGTTTAGTCAATTATGGTGGTCGCCAAATGCGCTGGTTACAGAGTGGACAAGTAGGAAGCTATGTACTGTTGATGGTGATTAGCATGGTGGTATTCTTTGTGTTACAGTTCTTTTTGAAACGCTAA